From a region of the Dermatophagoides farinae isolate YC_2012a chromosome 3, ASM2471394v1, whole genome shotgun sequence genome:
- the MED30 gene encoding mediator complex subunit 30, which translates to MMHKNGMPNQPGQQSMTGMNRPPPPSQMLSGTIQPSVPHPSAMQHQVRPMMTGAGMPPSVVQQMMVQQQQQSMIPQGPSQSQPPMATVTSQIQPSQQHQPPPKQILCRLGADTVQDIVSKTLELFQHLRSMGPQLVSTNQLCEDKKNKIKDTIKHIETLFIRLRKIYNTCNEPSSLDYVDPKSLLPLRDDDDDDSDEDENKLNVNGQDGLANTASITLRPLLKEEKKNNPKLQQLEKDYLDLVELNRLKNRQIKEIIDRIRKMVWDINTMLAMRRP; encoded by the coding sequence ATGATGCATAAAAATGGAATGCCTAATCAACCGGGCCAACAATCGATGACAGGAATGAATcgcccaccaccaccatctcAGATGTTATCAGGGACCATACAACCGTCTGTCCCTCATCCATCAGCCATGCAACATCAAGTACGACCAATGATGACAGGAGCCGGTATGCCACCGTCTGTAGTACAACAAATGATggttcaacaacagcaacaatcaatgattccCCAGGGTCCATCACAATCTCAACCACCGATGGCAACCGTGACATCACAAATACAGCCATCGCAACAACaccaaccaccaccaaaacAGATACTTTGCCGATTAGGCGCCGATACTGTTCAGGACATTGTTTCAAAAACGCTAGAATTATTCCAACATTTACGATCAATGGGACCTCAGCTGGTCAGTACAAATCAACTATGCGAAGATAAAAAGAACAAGATCAAAGATACTATCAAACATATTGAAACCTTGTTTATTCGATTACGAAAAATCTACAACACTTGTAATGAACCATCATCACTCGATTATGTTGATCCAAAATCTTTGTTGCCACTaagagatgatgatgacgacgatagCGACGAAGATGAGAATAAACTTAACGTTAATGGACAAGATGGATTGGCCAATACTGCATCCATTACTTTGCGACCATTGCtaaaggaagaaaaaaagaataatccCAAACTTCAACAATTAGAAAAAGACTATCTAGATCTAGTTGAgttgaatcgattgaaaaatcGGCAAATCAAAGAGATCATTGATCGTATCAGAAAAATGGTCTGGGACATTAACACGATGTTGGCTATGCGTCGAccctaa
- the fl(2)d gene encoding pre-mRNA-splicing regulator female-lethal(2)D, which produces MISDETSNLSSIQPEESNSSLDKVDNNVINPLSNTNDEDEKKEQHDSRIADDDSSLDVLVVESKLCPEMNPESNDSVSKKEMEAIRNSYENKLKKQQLESTRKENILIMRLTLKDQELQECLAQIEALKELERPSISNAESLHLDPAFNYIFEKMKKEVDVSKSRVEEMQNDMKAWKFTADSAHGKQLMAKCRSLHDENEELGKMISSGKIAKLESGLAMHKNYSEALNKSQSEVEEVVNEIEETVEGFQNTIYYLQQQLKHCKDRCHQLEQIIHNCNGHCKNQLVLDTATNDNGNDDGQQQIQTSLQITTQIELNGCVNKF; this is translated from the exons ATGATCTCCGACGAAACTTCAAATTTGTCATCTATCCAACCAGAGGAATCAAATAGTTCACTGGATAaagttgataataatgtaattAACCCGTTGTCGAACACtaatgatgaggatgaaaaaaaagagcaaCATGACAGTCGAAttgccgatgatgattcttcgCTCGATGtacttgttgttgaatcGAAATTATGCCCAGAAATGAATCcagaatcaaatgattcggTCAGCAAGAAAGAAATGGAAGCTATTCGAAATAGCTATGAAAACAAACTCAAAAAGCAGCAGTTGGAATCGACTCGCAAGgaaaatatattgatcatGAGATTGACACTTAAAGATCAGGAACTTCAAGAATGTCTG GCCCAGATTGAAGCATTGAAAGAACTTGAACGTCCATCGATTAGCAATGCCGAATCGCTGCATTTAGATCCAGCCTTTAATTatatattcgaaaaaatgaaaaaagaagtCGATGTGTCCAAATCGAGGGTAGAGGAAATGCAAAACGATATGAAAGCTTGGAAATTTACTGCTGACAG TGCACACGGTAAGCAGCTGATGGCCAAATGTCGATCTCTAcacgatgaaaatgaagaactAGGCAAAATGATTTCCTCTGGTAAAATCGCCAAATTGGAAAGTGGATTGGCTATGCATAAAAATTATTCCGAAGCATTAAACAAAAGCCAATCCGAAGTGGAAGAAGTTGTTAACGAAATCGAAGAAACTGTCGAAGGATTTCAGAACACTATCTACTATTTGCAGCAACAACTCAAACATTGCAAAGACAGATGCCATCAATTGGAGCAAATAATTCATAATTGTAATGGCCATTGTAAAAATCAACTTGTACTCGACACGGCaaccaatgataatggaaacGATGATGGCCAGCAGCAGATTCAAACATCATTGCAGATCACAACacaaatcgaattgaatggctgtgtaaataaattttga
- the LOC124494612 gene encoding uncharacterized protein LOC124494612, with product MFILDENQEHNLLVILNEINRHLHCNHGEQQDQTISGNKKNLPHATANKSHQRGKQFESIPSPITGFNLGNRQCLIDFILNTVRYFNTFFRFTSSNHYDCFGNSKSKSIIFWLSFFYNRNLYENIDFEQIFDTVPEESNTYHPHHHSHHQHSNQNDKILSVTNKELGAKSKVVLNGVAMTNNTTVNNNATNASNNNVLDKALVNNLKDQNQSIPMDELVSRMNVLQELHLPSGSVANQQQQQQQQQQQQTLYQQTLSNLNEFNVPAIGLSTQLSSFHQQLNNMPQLSNMDPKLSSKDSHAVVEQLFTVEQQNQLNYQTIRDITFISLLITVIFYKLRHLFPTLVNLSRPDVSWKFLINFERDIEVSFMHETFLEFLQNELLQQRLTNKKRTDILKQEVIFMEKMCKMVDREVENEICRLVSQSSQNKPNKLPPLMNNLLQPVSTTGIGQSSVLTMANTEKSTVVKGLRPCPHCGKIFRNTYKLNRHLYVHKDPSEKPFMCNWDNCSYRSISKNDLNRHRMIHTGEKPYVCEVGGCEKRYSRADKLRHHKLSVHFKDSTKKEQICIWPGCNFQCLNKSELNRHQLTHEAIKCNYIGCDKIFDKVDKLKKHREKDHIKIEANMTATNEFVSTGGHFATVPAISVTSTPDIATVAASSNHHHQQQQHHGHGHNHQNQHAGSHHHHSSTQQQLQLQQIQMLTQNQLNSIAALHPALTNTDNNGNTDAKLSDLSSHMTLTQVSADPASNGTPQQQSQQTNANHVNNNVINTISSTTSSVPITSIVSTNQPNNSNSSNDPGQQQQNSISVWSSLRS from the exons ATGTTCATCCTGGACGAAAATCAGGAACACAATCTGCTTGTTATATTGAATGAGATCAATCGTCACTTGCATTGTAACCATGGGGAGCAACAAGATCAGACGATATCAggcaacaagaaaaatttaccaCATGCAACAGCAAATAAGAGTCATCAAAGGGGcaaacaatttgaatcaataccATCGCCGATAACCGGTTTTAATTTGGGAAATCGACAATGTCTAATCGATTTCATATTGAACACTGTACGATATTTTAATACATTTTTCCGTTTCACATCTTCCAACCATTATG ATTGTTTTGGCAATTCTAAATCAAAAAGCATTATATTCTGGCTATCATTTTTCTACAATCGTAACctatatgaaaatattgattttgaacaGATATTTGATACGGTTCCCGAAGAATCGAACACatatcatccacatcatcatagtcatcatcaacattcgaatcaaaatgacAAGATTCTTTCCGTTACAAATAAAGAACTTGGTGCCAAAAGTAAAGTCGTCTTGAATGGTGTTGCCATGACTAACAATACAACAGTGAATAACAATGCAACCAATGCTAGCAATAACAATGTGCTTGATAAAGCTCTCGTGAATAACTTAAAAGATCAGAACCAATCAATTCCTATGGATGAATTAGTCTCAAGAATGAACGTTCTACAAGAACTTCATCTACCTTCCGGATCTGTGGCtaatcaacagcagcaacaacaacaacaacagcagcagcagacaTTGTATCAGCAAACTCTatcgaatttgaatgaattcaacgTTCCAGCTATCGGACTATCCACACAGTTATCATCTTTTCACCAACAATTGAATAACATGCCACAGCTATCAAATATGGATCCAAAGTTGTCATCGAAAGATAGCCACGCTGTGGTGGAACAATTGTTCACggttgaacaacaaaatcagcTAAATTATCAAACCATCAGGGACATAACATTCATCAGTTTGTTGATTACAGTCATATTCTATAAACTTCGTCATTTATTTCCCACATTGGTCAACTTGTCACGACCCGATGTTTCATGGAAATTCCTGATCAATTTTGAACGAGACATTGAAGTTTCATTCATGCATGAGACATTCTTGGAATTTTTGCAAAACGAATTACTTCAACAGAGgttgacaaataaaaaacgtaCCGATATTCTCAAGCAAGAAGTGATATTCATGGAGAAAATGTGTAAAATGGTAGACAGAGAAGTGGAGAATGAAATCTGTCGACTTGTATCTCAATCCTCACAAAACAAACCGAACAAATTGCCtccattgatgaataatctGTTACAGCCTGTGTCTACAACCGGTATTGGTCAAAGTTCTGTTTTGACGATGGCCAATACTGAAAAATCAACTGTAGTAAAAGGGTTACGACCTTGTCCTCATTGTGGCAAAATATTTCGAAATACCTACAAATTGAATCGCCATTTGTACGTACATAAGGATCCCTCGGAAAAGCCATTCATGTGCAATTGGGATAATTGTAGTTATCGTTCGATTTCCAAGAATGATCTGAATCGCCATCGAATGATCCATACAGGAGAGAAGCCTTATGTATGTGAAGTCGGTGGTTGTGAGAAACGGTATTCACGAGCGGATAAATTACGCCACCATAAGCTCAGTGTTCATTTCAAAGATTCGACCAAAAAAGAACAGATCTGTATCTGGCCGGGCTGCAATTTTCAATGTCTAAATAAAAGCGAACTGAATCGTCATCAATTGACACATGAAGCAATCAAATGCAATTACATCGGTTGTGATAAGATCTTTGACAAAGTCGATAAACTAAAAAAACATCGTGAGAAAGATCATATCAAAATCGAAGCCAATATGACGGCCACCAATGAATTCGTCAGCACTGGTGGCCATTTTGCTACCGTTCCGGCTATATCTGTCACATCTACACCTGATATTGCTACCGTTGCtgcatcatcaaatcatcaccaccaacagcagcagcatcatGGCCAtggtcataatcatcaaaatcaacatgccggcagccatcatcatcactctTCTACCCAACAGCAACTGCAGTTGCAACAGATACAAATGTTGACAcagaatcaattgaattcgatAGCTGCATTGCATCCAGCATTAACCAATACCGATAACAATGGAAATACGGACGCTAAATTATCCGATCTATCTAGCCATATGACGTTAACACAGGTGTCTGCTGATCCCGCTTCTAATGGTACacctcaacaacaatcacagcAAACAAATGCCAATCATGTTAACAACAATGTGATCAATACGATATCATCGACGACATCATCGGTTCCGATTACTTCGATCGTATCGACCAATCAGCCCAATAATTCCAATAGTTCAAATGATCCTggtcaacagcaacaaaatagCATCTCGGTTTGGTCTTCATTAAGATCTTAA
- the LOC124494611 gene encoding uncharacterized protein LOC124494611 isoform X1 gives MDPSAIHNSNGPSQGLVHVPGCDTLNGTSNVTNGPSQDQIFFGDQVPIFGHQHVPISVRIGSNGPSQGLVHVPGCDTSNGTSKVTNGPSQDQILNNEASIGKKPLHFCERCNQSFNSKWNLKRHNKRIHDVDKSTSKNLYDCCLCGQKYSGYLAAHLKSAHGIEIQVKNLKFKDFEMFKSFLEKTEEETCSNYSTRRIERDSNQQVITANYICSRRGTIPANRSERKRAAKSIKTIKIGNICPSQISLTRIKDGTYTAKWTTTHVGHELDMKFCRLPNKHKELIAHYLKIGLQPSVIKKKMRNLLDNSDKITMAQMVTTKYLNNIKKQFNIKDIAEESLSTFIDYLKSSPCSVLYFKDIGKAIDDFHEDDFLIILQANSQKDMMKENSEIISIDSTHDSSIKGLILTTIMCLDKMKVGYPCAFLLSNRVNYKFISFYFQKIKINLGQNFKSNIVMTDMEILFSNAWKHIFGNCIFLYCSFHVKKAFNQNLNAIISDKEIRDTVRSSVMKLMTNLDPQNFENEKNKFLDNYLHQNETTGFAKYMLQYYLTNDSRYPPERWAYCHRTQLGINTNMIIENFHKKLKYQYMDGKKNRNVTSTLKKLVHIISDYEIDYVVRINRRYIPTKVRYLRSKHAEAKKKVIDNFKEIDHSCGIITLKYWSQEKKRYYVISINSNQQPDCEIKCDECKLCLCQVSCNCHDFLIRNNFCIHIHLAYRKYVSLHKEQTNIELQFEDEINPPDILDQTVSISYENDTFKLTKIENVFNGFKPIKKIEKKQNDSINFISRKQLTDFAAPENVQQKFSAFWQTYTKEEKRVKNTMTKINDIYSQSQQLDEDQYNELVAHASTIFPHLFKNDNDDRKKNLAHQKRQKTSKNVDDDD, from the exons ATGGATCCAAGTGCAATTCATAATTCAAATGGCCCTTCTCAGGGCCTGGTTCATGTTCCTGGTTGTGATACTTTAAATGGTACGTCGAACGTGACCAACGGTCCTTCTCAGGACCAAATTTTCTTTGGTGACCAGGTGCCAATATTTGGCCATCAACATGTGCCGATTTCCGTTCGCATCGGATCAAACGGCCCTTCTCAGGGTCTGGTTCATGTTCCTGGTTGTGATACTTCAAATGGTACGTCGAAAGTGACCAACGGTCCTTCTCAGGAccaaattttgaataatgaagCATCCATTGGCAAGAAACCACTTCATTTTTGTGAACGCTGCAaccaatcattcaattctaaATGGAATCTAAAACGACATAATAAACGAATACATGACGTTGATAAAAGCACATCTAAAAACTTATATGATTGCTGTCTATGCGGGCAAAAGTATTCCGGTTATTTAGCAGCTCATTTAAAATCAGCACATGGTATCGAAATTCaggtgaaaaatttgaaatttaaagattttgaaatgttcaaatcatttttggaGAAAACTGAAGAAGAAACGTGCTCCAATTATTCGACAAGAAGAATTGAACGGGATTCCAATCAGCAAGTTATAACTGCAAATTATATTTGCTCGCGCCGTGGAACCATACCGGCTAATAGATCGGAGCGAAAAAGAGCtgcaaaatcaatcaaaacaattaaaattgGCAATATATGTCCATCACAAATTAGTTTAACCAGGATCAAAGATGGCACATACACTGCTAAATGGACAACAACCCATGTCGGTCATGAATTAGATATGAAATTTTGTCGATTACCCAATAAACACAAAGAATTGATTGCACATTATCTCAAGATTGGATTGCAACCATCCgttataaagaaaaaaatgcgcAATCTTTTGGATAATTCGGATAAAATTACTATGGCACAGATGGTCACTACCAAATATCTAAAcaatatcaaaaaacaatttaataTTAAAGATATCGCTGAAGAATCTTTGTCTACATTCATCGATTATTTAAAATCTTCGCCGTGCTCGGTGCTATATTTTAAAGATATCGGCAAagcaattgatgattttcacgAAGAcgattttttaattatattACAGGCTAATAGCCAAAAAGATATGATGAAGGAAAACTCAGAAATAATATCAATAGATTCAACGCATGATTCGAGCATCAAAGGCTTGATATTGACGACAATAATGTGTCTGGATAAAATGAA gGTCGGATATCCTTGCGCATTTTTGCTTTCAAACAGGGTGAATTACAAATTCataagtttttattttcaaaaaattaaaattaaccttggtcaaaatttcaaatcaaacatcGTTATGACCGATATGGAGATATTGTTTTCCAATGCATGGAAACATATCTTTGGAAATTGTATTTTTCTATATTGTTCTTTTCATGTGAAAAAGGCATTCAACCAGAATTTGAATGCCATAATATCGGATAAGGAAATTCGAGATACGGTACGTTCATCAgtaatgaaattaatgaCCAATCTTGATCCACAAAACTTCGAAAATGagaagaataaatttttggaTAATTATTTGCATCAAAACGAAACCACTGGATTTGCCAAATATATGCTGCAATATTATTTGACAAACGATTCGCGATATCCACCAGAAAGGTGGGCATATTGCCATCGAACACAATTGGGAATAAACACCAACATGatcatcgaaaattttcataaaaaattaaaataccAATATAtggatggcaaaaaaaatcgaaatgtCACATcgacattaaaaaaattggtcCATATCATTAGTGATTACGAAATAGATTATGTGGTGCGAATCAATCGTAGATACATTCCCACGAAAGTAAGATATCTGCGTTCAAAACACgcagaagcaaaaaaaaaggtaattgataatttcaaGGAAATTGATCATTCCTGTGGCATCATAACCTTGAAATACTGGTCGCAGGAAAAGAAGCGATATTATGTAATATCGATCAATTCCAATCAACAGCCAGATTGTGAAATTAAATGTGATGAATGTAAATTGTGCCTGTGCCAAGTATCATGCAATTGTCATGATTTCCTAATCAGAAACAATTTCtgcattcacattcatttggCATATCGTAAATATG TTTCATTGCATAAGgagcaaacaaacattgagCTCCAATTCGAAGATGAAATAAATCCACCGGACATCTTAGATCAAACGGTGTCAATATCATATGAAA aCGATACATTCAAATTGACGAAGATAGAAAACGTATTTAATGGTTTTAAaccaattaaaaaaattgaaaaaaaacaaaatgattcgatAA ATTTCATATCTAGGAAACAATTGACCGATTTTGCAGCCCCAGAAAATGTCCAGCAAAAATTTTCGGCTTTTTGGCAAACATATacgaaagaagaaaaaagagtAAAAAACACGATGACCAAAATTAATGATATCTATTCTCAATCACAACAACTTGACGAAGACCAATATAATGAATTGGTAGCACATGCTTCGACTATTTTCCctcatttatttaaaaatgataacgatgatcgaaagaaaaatttagctcatcaaaaacgacaaaaaacatcaaaaaatgttgatgatgacgattag
- the LOC124494611 gene encoding uncharacterized protein LOC124494611 isoform X2: MALLRGLVHVPGCDTSNGTSKVTNGPSQDQILNNEASIGKKPLHFCERCNQSFNSKWNLKRHNKRIHDVDKSTSKNLYDCCLCGQKYSGYLAAHLKSAHGIEIQVKNLKFKDFEMFKSFLEKTEEETCSNYSTRRIERDSNQQVITANYICSRRGTIPANRSERKRAAKSIKTIKIGNICPSQISLTRIKDGTYTAKWTTTHVGHELDMKFCRLPNKHKELIAHYLKIGLQPSVIKKKMRNLLDNSDKITMAQMVTTKYLNNIKKQFNIKDIAEESLSTFIDYLKSSPCSVLYFKDIGKAIDDFHEDDFLIILQANSQKDMMKENSEIISIDSTHDSSIKGLILTTIMCLDKMKVGYPCAFLLSNRVNYKFISFYFQKIKINLGQNFKSNIVMTDMEILFSNAWKHIFGNCIFLYCSFHVKKAFNQNLNAIISDKEIRDTVRSSVMKLMTNLDPQNFENEKNKFLDNYLHQNETTGFAKYMLQYYLTNDSRYPPERWAYCHRTQLGINTNMIIENFHKKLKYQYMDGKKNRNVTSTLKKLVHIISDYEIDYVVRINRRYIPTKVRYLRSKHAEAKKKVIDNFKEIDHSCGIITLKYWSQEKKRYYVISINSNQQPDCEIKCDECKLCLCQVSCNCHDFLIRNNFCIHIHLAYRKYVSLHKEQTNIELQFEDEINPPDILDQTVSISYENDTFKLTKIENVFNGFKPIKKIEKKQNDSINFISRKQLTDFAAPENVQQKFSAFWQTYTKEEKRVKNTMTKINDIYSQSQQLDEDQYNELVAHASTIFPHLFKNDNDDRKKNLAHQKRQKTSKNVDDDD; the protein is encoded by the exons ATGGCCCTTCTCAGG GGTCTGGTTCATGTTCCTGGTTGTGATACTTCAAATGGTACGTCGAAAGTGACCAACGGTCCTTCTCAGGAccaaattttgaataatgaagCATCCATTGGCAAGAAACCACTTCATTTTTGTGAACGCTGCAaccaatcattcaattctaaATGGAATCTAAAACGACATAATAAACGAATACATGACGTTGATAAAAGCACATCTAAAAACTTATATGATTGCTGTCTATGCGGGCAAAAGTATTCCGGTTATTTAGCAGCTCATTTAAAATCAGCACATGGTATCGAAATTCaggtgaaaaatttgaaatttaaagattttgaaatgttcaaatcatttttggaGAAAACTGAAGAAGAAACGTGCTCCAATTATTCGACAAGAAGAATTGAACGGGATTCCAATCAGCAAGTTATAACTGCAAATTATATTTGCTCGCGCCGTGGAACCATACCGGCTAATAGATCGGAGCGAAAAAGAGCtgcaaaatcaatcaaaacaattaaaattgGCAATATATGTCCATCACAAATTAGTTTAACCAGGATCAAAGATGGCACATACACTGCTAAATGGACAACAACCCATGTCGGTCATGAATTAGATATGAAATTTTGTCGATTACCCAATAAACACAAAGAATTGATTGCACATTATCTCAAGATTGGATTGCAACCATCCgttataaagaaaaaaatgcgcAATCTTTTGGATAATTCGGATAAAATTACTATGGCACAGATGGTCACTACCAAATATCTAAAcaatatcaaaaaacaatttaataTTAAAGATATCGCTGAAGAATCTTTGTCTACATTCATCGATTATTTAAAATCTTCGCCGTGCTCGGTGCTATATTTTAAAGATATCGGCAAagcaattgatgattttcacgAAGAcgattttttaattatattACAGGCTAATAGCCAAAAAGATATGATGAAGGAAAACTCAGAAATAATATCAATAGATTCAACGCATGATTCGAGCATCAAAGGCTTGATATTGACGACAATAATGTGTCTGGATAAAATGAA gGTCGGATATCCTTGCGCATTTTTGCTTTCAAACAGGGTGAATTACAAATTCataagtttttattttcaaaaaattaaaattaaccttggtcaaaatttcaaatcaaacatcGTTATGACCGATATGGAGATATTGTTTTCCAATGCATGGAAACATATCTTTGGAAATTGTATTTTTCTATATTGTTCTTTTCATGTGAAAAAGGCATTCAACCAGAATTTGAATGCCATAATATCGGATAAGGAAATTCGAGATACGGTACGTTCATCAgtaatgaaattaatgaCCAATCTTGATCCACAAAACTTCGAAAATGagaagaataaatttttggaTAATTATTTGCATCAAAACGAAACCACTGGATTTGCCAAATATATGCTGCAATATTATTTGACAAACGATTCGCGATATCCACCAGAAAGGTGGGCATATTGCCATCGAACACAATTGGGAATAAACACCAACATGatcatcgaaaattttcataaaaaattaaaataccAATATAtggatggcaaaaaaaatcgaaatgtCACATcgacattaaaaaaattggtcCATATCATTAGTGATTACGAAATAGATTATGTGGTGCGAATCAATCGTAGATACATTCCCACGAAAGTAAGATATCTGCGTTCAAAACACgcagaagcaaaaaaaaaggtaattgataatttcaaGGAAATTGATCATTCCTGTGGCATCATAACCTTGAAATACTGGTCGCAGGAAAAGAAGCGATATTATGTAATATCGATCAATTCCAATCAACAGCCAGATTGTGAAATTAAATGTGATGAATGTAAATTGTGCCTGTGCCAAGTATCATGCAATTGTCATGATTTCCTAATCAGAAACAATTTCtgcattcacattcatttggCATATCGTAAATATG TTTCATTGCATAAGgagcaaacaaacattgagCTCCAATTCGAAGATGAAATAAATCCACCGGACATCTTAGATCAAACGGTGTCAATATCATATGAAA aCGATACATTCAAATTGACGAAGATAGAAAACGTATTTAATGGTTTTAAaccaattaaaaaaattgaaaaaaaacaaaatgattcgatAA ATTTCATATCTAGGAAACAATTGACCGATTTTGCAGCCCCAGAAAATGTCCAGCAAAAATTTTCGGCTTTTTGGCAAACATATacgaaagaagaaaaaagagtAAAAAACACGATGACCAAAATTAATGATATCTATTCTCAATCACAACAACTTGACGAAGACCAATATAATGAATTGGTAGCACATGCTTCGACTATTTTCCctcatttatttaaaaatgataacgatgatcgaaagaaaaatttagctcatcaaaaacgacaaaaaacatcaaaaaatgttgatgatgacgattag